A single window of Pontibacillus chungwhensis DNA harbors:
- a CDS encoding AimR family lysis-lysogeny pheromone receptor, whose protein sequence is MSAKAIIRELSTQNISLYMLKNTLPKIHGKDQALHMIKEICLERKTPEARQHGMEFLIVNDLDKELLWMIEENKRSTDIMDRSWGQLYEIYYHYKNGKLNISQTFDNLQEIVLVTGEQECFVDLIQSILYYDSNRFSMFAVYIDRFKEKLDELEPSILKEYLTLRYKYLLFRYHWRNNELIIARKYAFNIMNEDLSPERIAKIHSSLALTYLFEGYEATLYHINQAQAIAEQYNIRSLQFVLDNHNIPFISAVHGRTEGITTLDPTEKAHLAIVRGETQQALDILEKIQDPTPFQLYYLGLAKEDKSILLESYFRFVNELSHYFFARLPLQAMSRLNMEIVQ, encoded by the coding sequence ATGAGTGCAAAAGCTATTATTCGAGAGTTGTCTACACAGAATATTTCTCTTTATATGTTGAAGAATACACTTCCTAAAATACACGGGAAGGACCAGGCTCTTCACATGATTAAAGAGATTTGCTTAGAGAGAAAGACTCCCGAAGCTCGCCAACACGGTATGGAGTTTTTGATTGTGAATGATTTAGATAAAGAATTATTGTGGATGATAGAAGAAAATAAGCGATCTACAGATATCATGGACCGTTCCTGGGGACAGTTATATGAAATCTACTACCATTACAAAAATGGAAAACTAAATATTAGTCAAACATTTGATAATCTTCAAGAAATTGTTTTAGTTACGGGTGAACAGGAATGCTTTGTAGACTTAATTCAGTCCATTCTTTATTATGACTCGAATCGATTTAGTATGTTTGCTGTATACATAGACCGCTTCAAAGAAAAATTGGACGAGTTAGAACCATCGATCTTGAAGGAGTACCTCACGTTAAGATACAAATATCTATTATTCCGTTACCATTGGAGAAATAATGAACTCATTATCGCTCGAAAATATGCATTTAATATTATGAATGAAGACTTATCACCTGAAAGAATCGCAAAAATCCATTCGAGCCTTGCCCTTACATATCTCTTTGAAGGGTACGAGGCTACGCTCTATCATATTAACCAAGCGCAAGCGATTGCAGAGCAATATAACATTCGTTCCCTCCAATTCGTTCTTGATAACCATAATATCCCTTTTATATCAGCTGTTCACGGGAGAACTGAGGGCATTACTACACTCGATCCCACAGAAAAAGCTCACTTGGCCATTGTAAGAGGAGAAACACAACAAGCGTTAGACATTCTAGAAAAGATCCAAGACCCAACACCATTTCAGCTTTACTATCTGGGTCTTGCTAAAGAAGACAAATCAATCTTATTAGAATCTTATTTCAGATTTGTAAATGAACTCAGTCATTATTTTTTTGCCAGGCTCCCGCTTCAAGCAATGAGTCGCCTAAATATGGAGATCGTTCAATAA
- a CDS encoding efflux RND transporter periplasmic adaptor subunit, producing the protein MNKKVLAGAMLTLSLVLGACSDDSTEGTQSEVEQVTPVEVAQVSKGDLVVEREVFGRAMPSKNAPILPKSTGELVEVNVSKGDTVQKGDVIGRVSASNVNDQIEVQKISVQSAQKQLEAARSQRDAAEESLRDAREQLNDAKEQEDKLMGPAKENAKQAVSQAERAVDQAEAQYDSAQISVEQAQLQVDQAQAQLDSTRGQLSNAAIVATISGEVTSVNGEVGDMVSGQQPFATIVALNPITLQVSVTADELSLFKKDQEIPAFMSSLDEDVTSKVTYISSITNDSGLYPVEATVTNADAKIKPGMMATLQLPEMTVADKILVPTSAVVEENEETYVYIIEEERAVKTAVEVVRAQSDLTAITGDVTEGDQVVTKGQLTLSDDNKIRIMKEVD; encoded by the coding sequence ATGAACAAGAAGGTATTAGCCGGAGCCATGCTGACCCTATCCCTAGTGTTAGGAGCATGCTCTGATGATTCAACAGAAGGCACACAGTCAGAAGTGGAACAAGTGACGCCCGTAGAAGTGGCGCAAGTAAGTAAAGGCGACCTCGTCGTTGAGCGTGAAGTGTTTGGACGGGCCATGCCGAGCAAGAATGCACCGATCCTGCCGAAATCAACAGGCGAACTGGTGGAGGTGAACGTATCGAAAGGAGATACCGTTCAAAAAGGTGACGTCATTGGCCGAGTCAGTGCTTCCAATGTAAATGACCAGATTGAGGTCCAGAAGATTTCCGTCCAGTCTGCCCAAAAGCAGCTCGAAGCGGCAAGAAGTCAGCGTGACGCCGCTGAAGAATCGCTTCGTGACGCGCGTGAACAATTAAATGACGCTAAGGAGCAGGAAGACAAGCTCATGGGCCCTGCAAAAGAAAACGCCAAACAAGCCGTAAGCCAAGCAGAGCGTGCCGTCGACCAGGCAGAAGCGCAGTATGATAGTGCACAGATTAGCGTCGAACAGGCTCAGCTCCAGGTGGATCAGGCTCAGGCGCAACTCGACTCAACCAGAGGTCAGCTAAGTAACGCGGCCATTGTAGCGACCATATCAGGCGAAGTCACGTCCGTGAACGGCGAAGTAGGGGATATGGTGTCCGGTCAGCAACCATTTGCGACGATTGTAGCGCTGAACCCGATCACCTTACAAGTTTCCGTAACAGCCGATGAACTTTCTCTATTTAAAAAAGATCAAGAGATTCCGGCTTTCATGAGTTCACTAGATGAAGACGTAACCTCGAAGGTGACCTACATCTCATCCATTACAAACGACAGTGGCTTGTACCCGGTTGAGGCAACCGTCACAAATGCAGATGCCAAGATCAAACCAGGCATGATGGCCACACTTCAGCTACCTGAAATGACCGTCGCCGATAAAATTTTGGTCCCAACTTCTGCAGTAGTAGAAGAAAATGAAGAAACGTACGTGTACATCATTGAAGAGGAACGTGCGGTGAAAACAGCTGTAGAAGTCGTTCGGGCTCAGTCTGACCTTACGGCGATTACAGGCGACGTGACGGAAGGAGATCAAGTCGTAACGAAAGGGCAGCTCACTCTGTCCGATGACAACAAGATCCGCATCATGAAGGAGGTAGACTAG
- the spoIIID gene encoding sporulation transcriptional regulator SpoIIID, translated as MHDYIKERTIKIGKYIVETKKTVRVIAKEFGVSKSTVHKDLTERLPEINPELANEVKDILDYHKAIRHLRGGEATKKKYKTKASQEAPANTAG; from the coding sequence GTGCACGATTACATCAAAGAGCGAACAATCAAGATCGGGAAATATATCGTGGAGACGAAGAAAACCGTCCGGGTCATTGCCAAGGAATTTGGCGTGTCTAAGAGTACTGTTCACAAGGATTTGACGGAGCGGTTGCCGGAAATCAATCCCGAATTAGCCAACGAGGTGAAGGATATTTTAGATTACCATAAAGCGATTCGTCACCTGCGTGGCGGGGAAGCGACGAAGAAGAAATACAAAACAAAAGCAAGTCAGGAGGCGCCTGCAAATACGGCTGGATAA
- a CDS encoding DNA-directed RNA polymerase subunit beta, with protein sequence MPEKKQSEPTSRTERREIQKEQQNQEKTKSQASKETDKVKKQDKEKKPERYRRRVFPIWLRIIVVLVICALALVGGVMIGYGVIGDGNPTDALKLDTWQHIIDIVTKTE encoded by the coding sequence ATGCCAGAAAAGAAACAATCAGAGCCAACCAGTCGCACTGAACGACGAGAAATTCAGAAAGAACAACAGAATCAAGAGAAAACAAAGAGCCAAGCCTCGAAAGAAACCGACAAAGTTAAGAAGCAGGATAAAGAAAAGAAACCTGAACGTTATCGTCGTCGTGTCTTTCCGATCTGGTTACGGATCATTGTCGTTCTGGTCATCTGTGCACTCGCTCTCGTTGGTGGCGTTATGATCGGATATGGCGTGATTGGAGACGGAAATCCAACCGATGCCTTGAAACTTGATACGTGGCAACATATTATAGATATCGTAACGAAAACCGAATAG
- the fabZ gene encoding 3-hydroxyacyl-ACP dehydratase FabZ → MLDIEQIKDIIPHRYPFLLVDQITELEEGKRAVGKKNVTANEPFFQGHFPSYNVMPGVLIVEALAQVGAVAMLKKEENQGRLAFFTGIDKCRFKRQVRPGDTLILEVEIIRAKASIGKGKATAKTAEGETVCEAEIMFALGDKED, encoded by the coding sequence ATGCTAGATATCGAACAAATTAAAGACATTATCCCGCACCGCTACCCATTCCTTCTAGTTGATCAAATCACAGAACTAGAAGAAGGTAAACGCGCTGTCGGGAAAAAGAACGTAACCGCAAACGAACCTTTCTTCCAGGGCCACTTCCCGAGCTACAACGTCATGCCAGGCGTGTTGATCGTAGAAGCTCTTGCCCAAGTAGGCGCCGTAGCCATGCTGAAAAAAGAAGAAAACCAGGGTCGTCTTGCCTTCTTCACAGGCATCGATAAGTGCCGCTTTAAGCGCCAAGTGCGCCCAGGCGACACACTAATTCTAGAAGTCGAAATCATCCGTGCTAAAGCCAGCATCGGAAAAGGAAAAGCCACAGCCAAAACAGCTGAAGGCGAAACCGTCTGTGAAGCTGAAATCATGTTCGCCCTAGGCGATAAAGAAGATTAA
- a CDS encoding flagellar hook-basal body protein codes for MLRGFYTAASGMLAQQRQQEALSNNLANSTTPGYKADQSSMRAFPELLMQKMGGKEIPTQSGGLTLPVNKDIGGMNTGVYVQEEIPDFAQGDIRETGILSDMALINGNIPDESGALFFTVQNENGEQRYTRNGNFTVDGQGFLTTHAGNYVLDQNGARIQTGGMDFNVTSDGILEAGGQATPLGLTYTNDVNQMVKEGGNLFRFDGGEGEAVQNARTTGDVTFSVQQNALERSNVDASKTMVDMMNSYRLFETNQKVLKAYDQSMDKAVNEIARVR; via the coding sequence GTGTTAAGAGGATTCTATACAGCAGCTTCTGGTATGCTCGCTCAACAGCGTCAGCAAGAAGCGCTCTCTAATAATCTAGCCAACTCCACAACACCTGGGTACAAAGCCGATCAATCATCGATGCGCGCTTTCCCAGAACTTTTAATGCAAAAAATGGGCGGCAAAGAAATCCCGACGCAATCCGGCGGTCTCACGCTACCTGTTAACAAGGATATCGGCGGTATGAACACTGGCGTTTATGTTCAAGAAGAGATACCTGATTTTGCTCAAGGCGATATTCGAGAAACAGGAATCCTCTCTGACATGGCACTCATCAACGGCAATATTCCCGATGAATCTGGAGCGCTTTTCTTTACCGTTCAAAATGAAAACGGCGAACAGCGCTATACGAGAAACGGGAATTTTACCGTTGATGGACAAGGCTTCCTGACTACCCACGCCGGGAACTACGTTTTGGATCAAAACGGTGCCCGGATTCAAACGGGTGGTATGGACTTTAATGTGACAAGTGATGGCATTTTAGAAGCGGGTGGACAAGCGACTCCACTCGGTCTTACATATACGAATGACGTGAACCAAATGGTGAAAGAAGGTGGGAACCTCTTCCGTTTTGATGGAGGAGAAGGCGAGGCTGTTCAGAATGCACGAACAACGGGGGATGTAACATTCTCAGTTCAACAAAATGCTCTTGAACGTTCTAATGTGGATGCTTCAAAGACGATGGTTGATATGATGAATTCCTACCGCCTTTTTGAAACCAATCAGAAAGTATTAAAAGCCTATGACCAAAGTATGGACAAGGCAGTTAATGAAATTGCCAGAGTGCGCTAG
- a CDS encoding competence protein ComK, whose protein sequence is MGEEVREAYIINPDTMAVFSNLHPTNVSKILEPNRVIYCRKTPKQIITESCLMGGSTLIGRQMAMEKILQTKSKLPVPVNPSEGTFMFPTMSPRNMYCGWISFYHVKEYEENKGDQGSKVMFSDESIIDITTSGYSIKRQMQLTGLAIATFSRSLYMKS, encoded by the coding sequence ATGGGGGAAGAAGTGAGAGAGGCTTATATAATTAATCCAGATACAATGGCAGTCTTCTCAAATCTCCATCCCACCAATGTATCCAAAATCCTCGAACCAAACCGTGTGATCTATTGTAGAAAAACACCTAAACAGATCATAACCGAGTCGTGTTTGATGGGAGGATCGACTCTTATTGGAAGACAGATGGCGATGGAGAAGATATTACAGACAAAAAGCAAGCTCCCGGTACCCGTAAATCCGAGTGAGGGGACATTTATGTTTCCCACAATGTCCCCGCGCAATATGTATTGTGGATGGATCTCATTTTACCACGTAAAGGAATATGAAGAGAATAAAGGAGACCAGGGCAGTAAGGTGATGTTCTCTGATGAATCCATCATAGATATCACAACTTCAGGTTACTCCATTAAGCGGCAAATGCAGCTAACAGGACTGGCCATTGCAACCTTCTCACGCTCCTTATACATGAAATCCTGA
- a CDS encoding putative motility protein yields MGEMHPATGTYDVKRQANLSLMDKALTRMQTKGNEDVKMIEDSLKEPEHPTLGAVIDTKA; encoded by the coding sequence ATGGGGGAGATGCATCCTGCCACTGGTACATACGACGTGAAGCGTCAGGCAAATCTGTCCTTAATGGACAAGGCGTTAACGCGTATGCAGACAAAAGGTAACGAGGACGTGAAGATGATCGAGGATTCGTTAAAAGAACCCGAGCATCCAACTCTCGGAGCCGTCATTGATACGAAGGCTTGA
- a CDS encoding rod shape-determining protein, with protein sequence MFARDIGIDLGTANVLIHVKGKGIVLNEPSVVAMDRNSGKVLEVGDEARRMVGRTPGNIEAIRPLKDGVIADFDVTEAMLKHFINKINVRGFLSKPRMLICCPTNITKVEQKAIKEAAEKSGGKRVLLEEEPKVAAIGAGMDIFQPSGNMVVDIGGGTTDIAVLSMGDIVTASSIKMAGDKFDNEILQYIKRNYKLLIGERTAEDIKVNIATVFSGSRKEEIDIRGRDMVSGLPRTITVYSEEIEGALKESVAVIVQSAKQVLERTPPELSADIIDRGVILTGGGALLHGLDQLLAEELKVPVLVAEEPMNCVAKGTGIMLENIDKLPKNNIV encoded by the coding sequence ATGTTTGCAAGAGATATAGGGATAGACTTGGGTACAGCGAACGTACTCATTCACGTAAAAGGTAAAGGTATTGTACTTAATGAACCATCCGTAGTCGCGATGGACCGTAATAGTGGTAAAGTCTTAGAAGTAGGGGATGAAGCCCGTCGTATGGTGGGACGTACTCCTGGGAATATAGAAGCAATTCGCCCGTTGAAAGATGGCGTTATTGCAGATTTTGACGTAACAGAAGCGATGCTAAAGCATTTTATCAATAAGATCAACGTTCGAGGATTCTTGTCTAAGCCTCGTATGCTGATTTGCTGCCCGACAAACATTACGAAAGTCGAGCAAAAAGCCATTAAAGAAGCAGCTGAAAAGAGCGGCGGTAAACGCGTTCTTCTTGAAGAAGAGCCGAAAGTCGCTGCAATTGGCGCTGGAATGGACATCTTCCAGCCGAGCGGGAACATGGTAGTAGATATCGGCGGTGGTACCACAGATATCGCAGTTCTATCTATGGGCGACATTGTCACCGCCTCATCTATTAAAATGGCCGGAGATAAATTCGATAACGAAATCCTTCAATACATCAAGCGGAACTACAAGCTTCTTATTGGTGAGCGCACAGCAGAAGACATCAAAGTGAACATTGCTACGGTCTTCTCTGGATCACGTAAAGAAGAGATCGACATTCGCGGGCGTGACATGGTGTCAGGTCTGCCGCGTACGATTACCGTGTACTCCGAAGAGATTGAAGGAGCACTGAAAGAATCAGTGGCCGTTATTGTTCAATCAGCGAAGCAAGTGCTAGAGCGCACACCACCTGAACTTTCAGCGGACATTATTGACCGCGGTGTGATCTTAACAGGAGGCGGTGCCTTATTACACGGCCTTGACCAACTGTTAGCAGAAGAACTCAAAGTCCCAGTCCTAGTAGCAGAAGAACCAATGAACTGTGTGGCAAAAGGGACAGGCATTATGCTTGAGAACATCGATAAATTACCGAAAAACAACATTGTCTAA
- a CDS encoding TetR/AcrR family transcriptional regulator: protein MNEKKQRIIETGMKLFATKGFHSTSIQEIADQSGVSKGAFYLHFSSKEDLTLNIHQYYYNDLVERVEEVRKQALPPKESLARQIQVYIEAFQNNKEFIIMHMRDNVDIKSEANSFMMEMRKQNFRWSNENLLNIYGEALTPKIVDASILLEGMMESYFKWLVIDQLPLDAKRLADFIVRRLDDAITGLMKESDDPLITKEQVESISMGLDLPEEDESILGQLESMKEKIKTLSLHKNRIEELTHALEIIENEVKKEKPETVMIQGMLAHFKDLPEMEQDCQDIADRMNISLL, encoded by the coding sequence ATGAATGAGAAGAAACAACGCATCATTGAAACCGGGATGAAGCTATTTGCAACGAAAGGGTTCCATTCCACATCCATACAAGAAATTGCCGACCAAAGTGGGGTCTCGAAGGGCGCTTTTTACCTGCATTTCTCTTCAAAAGAAGACCTGACGTTAAACATTCACCAATACTACTACAATGACCTTGTCGAGCGAGTAGAGGAAGTTCGGAAACAAGCGCTGCCGCCGAAGGAGTCATTAGCCCGCCAGATTCAAGTCTATATAGAAGCTTTTCAAAATAATAAAGAATTTATCATTATGCATATGCGCGATAACGTCGATATTAAATCAGAAGCCAATAGCTTTATGATGGAGATGCGCAAGCAAAACTTCAGGTGGAGTAATGAGAACCTCCTCAATATTTACGGGGAAGCGCTTACGCCTAAGATCGTTGACGCAAGCATTCTATTAGAAGGAATGATGGAGAGCTATTTTAAGTGGCTCGTCATTGATCAGTTGCCTCTTGATGCCAAACGTTTAGCCGATTTTATCGTTAGACGATTGGATGATGCGATAACTGGACTAATGAAAGAATCAGATGATCCGCTTATCACGAAAGAACAGGTGGAGTCGATCTCCATGGGGCTTGATCTGCCTGAGGAAGATGAGAGTATTCTGGGGCAGCTAGAGTCGATGAAAGAGAAAATAAAGACCCTTTCCCTACATAAGAATCGCATCGAAGAACTGACGCATGCTTTAGAGATTATAGAGAATGAAGTGAAGAAGGAGAAGCCTGAAACGGTAATGATTCAGGGAATGCTTGCTCACTTTAAAGATCTGCCGGAAATGGAACAAGACTGCCAGGACATTGCAGACCGTATGAACATTTCCTTATTGTAA
- a CDS encoding flagellar hook-basal body protein, whose amino-acid sequence MLRSSMQAAVTMGQLQQKLDLVGNNLANMETPGYKTKNSEFASLLYQQIDNIEEEGDNPNRLTPDGLRMGSGAKLAHTDIDLSQGSIKETGRALDVALQDEKHLFQIQTTINGQEETRYTRDGSFSFTPVNANEVMMVTSNGNPVLGEDGPIVFSDTFEQMTIRKDGSIFLTQNGLQNEVGRLQIVNAERPRLLEAAGQNVFRIPGEGIGNLNVEDIVSGVAPENINMKQGALETSNVDMSKQMTDMLMMQRAYQFNSRSIAMGDQMMGLVNQLR is encoded by the coding sequence ATGCTACGATCTTCAATGCAAGCGGCCGTCACGATGGGGCAGCTTCAGCAAAAGCTTGATTTAGTCGGGAACAACTTAGCCAACATGGAAACACCCGGTTACAAAACGAAGAACTCTGAATTCGCTTCTCTTCTCTACCAGCAAATCGACAACATCGAAGAAGAAGGGGACAATCCAAATCGGTTAACCCCCGATGGACTTCGCATGGGTTCAGGTGCTAAACTGGCTCATACGGACATTGATCTGTCACAGGGATCGATTAAAGAAACAGGTCGTGCGTTAGATGTGGCCCTTCAAGATGAAAAGCATCTATTTCAAATTCAAACGACCATAAACGGACAAGAAGAAACCCGCTATACACGAGACGGCTCTTTCTCCTTCACTCCGGTCAATGCTAATGAAGTCATGATGGTGACATCAAATGGCAACCCTGTTCTTGGTGAAGATGGGCCGATCGTCTTTAGCGATACGTTCGAGCAAATGACGATACGAAAAGACGGGTCGATCTTCCTTACACAGAATGGCTTGCAAAATGAAGTCGGTCGTCTTCAGATCGTTAACGCTGAGCGACCTCGATTACTTGAAGCAGCCGGTCAAAATGTGTTTCGAATCCCTGGTGAGGGAATAGGAAACCTAAACGTGGAGGACATTGTCAGCGGGGTAGCACCTGAGAACATCAATATGAAGCAAGGTGCCCTAGAAACCTCAAACGTCGACATGTCGAAACAAATGACAGATATGCTTATGATGCAACGCGCTTATCAGTTTAACAGTCGCTCGATCGCAATGGGCGACCAGATGATGGGACTAGTCAACCAGCTACGTTAA